The Candidatus Obscuribacter sp. genomic interval TAGCTAGCCATGGCGATGTTGCCCAGCGCCATAATCAATACGAACCAGATGGACCGGGCCAGGATTGATTTTTCTTTGTAGAAGACCCAAACATAAAAGGTGACAAATCCGCAATAAGCATCAAAGAGTGTGGCGATAAACCATGGATCGCCAGTGACTTGTGGCGGTATTTTAAAGAGACTCTCGCTCAAAGATGCTTGACCGGTCACTGTCAACATCGTTAGCAGTATTGCGGCAAATAGCGTAATTAGCAGGGCTTTCATGGTTTCTCCATTTACAAATCAATTACATTGTGACGCTAGTAAGCATACTTACACATACTAATTTTACGGCCGCTCGATTGATTTTGAGTGGCTTGGTTTGCTTTGGTGGTATCGCATGTGGTGGTGTCACACACTTTCTATCGCACTAAATCTGCACCGTGGCAATTGCAAGCAGGCGATTCATTGCCGTCTCCGTCTCGGTGCTGTGCTGGTCGATGTCGGTCGGTTTGATGATGCTATTGTCAATCTCAATCGGGCTATCGAAAAAGTGGCTTGCTCAGCGTGTTCTACCAAGGCTGACATGGTATGACCGGTCGTAACTGATGAGCTGGCTCTCTAGCTTTGATTAGAATTTGAGTTGATCCAAAGGACGATCTGCTAACCTTACGCCATTACAGTTTGATAGCGGCGCTTGTTAACTCAAGCCCCGTAAATAGAGGAACGCACATGAGCACACTTGTTGTCATCGGCTACGATGATGAAGCAAAAGCAGAAGTAATGAGAGGCAATCTCCTCAAATTACAACGTGAATACCTGGTCGACCTTGAGGACGCTGTTGTTGTTGTCAGGGATCAAAAGGGCAAAGTAAAATTACATCAAATCGTCAGTTTGCCAGCAATGGGCGCCCTTGAGGGTGGCTTCTGGGGCACATTGATTGGCTGTTTGTTCTTCAGTCCACTCTTTGGTATGACTCTGGGTGCGGCTACTGGCGCGCTTTCTGGTGCTCTTGCTGATGTTGGCATCAATGATGACTTTATGAAGCAACTGGGCGAAACACTTAAACCAGGTTGTTCGGCTCTGTGCGTATTGATTCGCCAGATGACTCCAGATAAAGTCCTGGCCGAGTTACAAGGAGCTGGCGGCACAATTTTGCAGACTAACCTCTCTAAGCAAGAAGAAGCTAAGCTGCAAGAAGCTCTGAGCGCTGCGCGTAAGGCCCACGCTGAAGCCAATGCTTCAGTTACAGCCTGAGTTATAGCTGTTATTTAGCAAAAGAGAGAGTCGTTAAGGCTCTCTCTTTTGGCTTTTACTTAGTGCTTTTTTCTTTCACTTTTGCCAGTTCTTCTTTGTCTTTGTCGCTTAAGAAAAACTCTCTTTCACCCAGGTTTTTGGCTCTTTTACGACGTTCAAATCTTATGGCGTTTGCTTGATTGAACGCTTGCAGTGCTTCCTGGTTTCTGTTTTGAGTTTTAAGTAATTGGGCTAAGGCATCAAGCTGGTTAGGCAGTTGGATGCTTGCGTCATGTATTCCGCATTGCGGTAACTGTAAAAGGGCAATTCGTTTGCGCAAATATATTTCCTGACCCTGTTTGTCATTGCGATCTTCAAAATATTCAATATAATCACCCAGCAAGTAGTACTCTTCGCTTTTGTTTTTACCTTTGGGTAGTTGCTTATAGGCATTGTCAAGTGTTGCTTTGGCCAGTGTGTAATCCTGGGCAAAGATTGCGGCAAAAGCAAGCTGTTGACTGGACTTTGGTGAATTCGGTTTTTTGAGATTCTTGAGAGCCTCTGGATGCCCTGATTTAGCCTCCAATATGGACTTTTCGAGGATGTAGCGCTCTTTGCTATCTTGAGCTAAGCCAGGTTGTTTTATGCACTGATTGAGCCAATAGAGCGCTTTTGGTAAATTGTTTGTGCCTACATATGCGTGGGCCAAATTGTGCAGGCGCCTAGTGGTTATAAACTCTGGATTGGCCGCCTGGCAGAGGTCCATGCTCTCCAGCTGAACGGTTAAATTGGCCTTTTTGCGCGCTGCTTCCGACATATTGTCTGGCAGCGGATGCTCGGGTGCATCTACCACTTCGTGCACTGTATAGATAACATCAGAGCTAAGAGTCTGAGTGCGTTTCATGGCATTGATTGCCTGGAGCATTGAGCTGCAATGTGCCGAGGCTTTGCTGATTTGTCCTAATTCTCTGTAGGCGTTAACCAGGCTGCCTTCGATTTTGATTTTTTGTTCCAGATTGGCGGCCGGTAATATAGACAGCGCCTTTTCGAATAGCATTATTGTGCGCTGAGGATTATTTTGAATTTCAGCACTGCGACCCTGTGCCGCGATGTTTTGCCAGGTATCAGCGGCTTTAGCGGGAGCGCCTACAATCAGAGCCAGTACTATAAAAACAAATGTCTCTCTACCTTGCATCTTTCACCATTAATACAGCTACTTGTTGTTAGGTTGATTTTAGCAGGCTGTCTGAGCATTGGGTATAATCGATGACTTACACCATTTGAGCGCAAGTGCTGGATGAGTAAGAGGTGATGGATGTTTTTGCAGTTTAGAGTGTGGTTGATCGCGCTGGCTTTTGTGGCGTTAGCTCTGGTTGCAGTCCAGCCTGTCTGTGCGCTTGAGCCGACAGCCAGTAAAATGCTCCTGCTTAAATGCACTGGCAGTATGCTTGGTCCGGTAGAGGTTTTTTTTGCTCCGCACAGCTTTAGCATCCTCAACAGCAATGGTCTTGTGATCTGGCGTGACAAAGAGCCTGGTAAAGTACAGTTGCTCAACACCGAAAATCGCACAGTATTGACCGTGCCTCTCGATGAGTATATCGACGACATCAGCAGTGGTCTCAAGGACCTCAGTGGGTCGGTTAAGACCGGTCCAACTCCAGTGGTCATGCCTGATGGACGCAAGGCCAGTCAAATAATGTTTGACGCTCAAACTGCCAGGCGTGGGTACAAGGTCCAGGCGGTTTTTTTGCCTGATCTAAAAGTGTCACCACTGATGGTGCAGGCCTGGTGTCGCATATTTTTTGTTGAGCCGCAATATGGCATGCCTGTAACGGTGAGGCACAACAAGTCAATTAAGAGACGCGATCTGACTGTCACCACTAACCCTACCGACAAAGTTTGGCGCACTATGATTGCTTACAAGTCTCTCGAGGCTGTGCCCTTTAGACCGGACCGGTTTGTCGTGCCAAAAGACTTCAAGGCGGCTAAAGACAAATCGGCACTATATTTTTCGGTGGACGGTGTCCTCAAAAAAGAAGATATCGATGATTTGTTTCGCAGTGAGAAGTCTCACTAATAGAGAGCCTCGCGCGAGCTTTTGCGTTGATTTTACAAAACGCTTATATCTTGCAGTGCCGCGAGAGTTGATTTTGAGCTATTTATGCACGGTCTCTACGTAGGTATACGTAAATAAGCCTTTTTGCAGCATCGAGTATATGGCAGATTCTTAGCATCTTCACTCAATACAAATTCCAAAAACAAAATCTCCACCAGCCCAGTTGCCTCGCTATCAATGCTCACTTGTTATTCGACTTTTGTCGGTGGGCCTGGCACAGACTGTGGACATGAGCGAAGAACTATTCCAACAGTTCTCTAACCTCTGTCGAAAGGATACCTCCATGTCTAAGAAGTCCGAAGTCATCGCTGCTCGTCGCAATGCTCTCGGTCTGCGTGTCATCGTCAATGATGCCATGCCTGCCGCTGTCGCATCTCCGGTTGCTGCTTGCCGCTCTTCGGCGCCCCACCAGGAGACCGCGATTCACACCAGCTTTGGCGACCGCAACCACCTCGGTGACGGTCATACCATGACTGTAGGCGAGCTGGCCGCTGCTCACGGCAAAACTGCCAAGCCGGCTGCGTCCATGCAAAGCCGTGTCGCCACCGGTCGTCTTTCGCTTGTGCCGGTCGACGCGCACTAAAACATAACTCAGTGGTGCACTCAGGACTTTGTGGGTGCACCACTTCGCCTTCTCATTCACAAAAAAGTTATGGAGTAAGACTATGCGCTTCTCTCCCGACTTGGCACGACTATTGAAGATGACTTGGACTACAGCGCTTACTGCGCCGGATCCGAGAAACGATAAGCCCATCAACGTTGCGAGCCGGCGGTCAATTTTTTTGATTGAGAGTATTGTATGGATTAGTAGAGTCTGAGGGAAAGCGCTTTTGAAATAGTTGTGGAGTAAGACTGTTTGGGCTCAAAATGACTGTGAGGCAGGTGTATTGACCAGTGCAGTCGTCAGGGGAACTGGATGACCTCTAGGCAGTCCTAAGCGATATCAGATAAGACAATGGGAGTTCATCGTGAGAAGCAATAAACAAAAAATGGTTATGCACACGGCATACGCGCTTGTCGCCATGACGCTGACAATGAGCATCTCTGCCGGCTGCGCTATAGCGCAATCGCAAGCAACGTCGATGTCCAGCAGTCAGGCTGGCAGCCAAGCCAGCTCGCAAGCTGGCTCACAAAATGAAACAAAGGCCGCCACCAGCAATGCAACACAAGCTGGCGGCAAACCAGCTTCCCAATCCAGCGTCAACGCCTCTACTCAAGCTTCAACCCAATCCAATGGACCATATATTAGAGCCGGTGTCGGTGGCAACAGTGGAAAACGTGTCAATAATCTCACCCCAAGCGGTGGTGGTATACGCAGAGCTGGTGTGGGTCGAGTCGGCACGGGAGCAAAACCCCAAGTACGTAACTGGAATCGCTAATGATTGAGAGTCCCACGGCAACCTTAAAACAAGCTATTAGAACGCGCTGCATCTATTGATTTTAAACAGTGTAAGCACAAGTTACCGCTTGCAGTAACTTGTGCTTAGAGATTTGCATATGCATAAGTTTTGTTGTTACTTGAGTGCGTAGTATTAAAAAATATAGTAAGCATACTTTTTTAAAAATATACTACTTGAGTTGACGTGGGCATTGATAGGGTAGGCAGCGGCCACTCATCCTGTGAGCGGCCGCTGATACCATTTTTGAGAATTGACTTTCGCTACTGGTTGCTGTCCTTGTGCACTCCGCGAGCGCGCTCCTGGAGCTGGTCCAGATAGCGAATCGTGAAGATGAGCACGTCATAGACGAGGTGCACGATGATGGCGGCGACCAGCCCGAAGGTGAACATCAGGTAGAAGAAATACATCCCGATGAACCACGAGTTGATCAGACCGAACAGTCCCTGGTATTTGTGACCGTCGCGGAAGCGCGAGTTGGCGATGATCAGCCCCGCCGCGATGTACCAGGTGCTGGCGTCAGTGAGCACGCTCTTGAGCAGTCCCATGGTGAAGAAGTTGGCCACGGGCAAAATGAGCGTGGTCTGAAACCACCAGACGAAGCCATGTTCGAAGATGAAGCCGCCGAGGATGTAGTCGACAGCCTTGGCCATGGCGATGGACCACATGAACAGAAGCCAGCGGAAGACGACTTCTTCCATGACGCCCGCTCGCAAGCTGAGCCAGAGACCGCGGGCATAGAAGGCTTCGGCGTTGTAGTTTTCGCGGCGGCTATTGAGCGTCAACGCCGAAATCAGAGCGGTCCAGCCGATTGCCCAGACGAGAATCGGCCAGGAAGCCCAGAGCCACTCGACAGGGGTGCCGGTGGTGTGCCACAGCTGGAAGAAGCTGTAGGGAATGGCTGTCGGGAAAAGCCAGTTGAC includes:
- a CDS encoding DUF1475 family protein gives rise to the protein MKALLITLFAAILLTMLTVTGQASLSESLFKIPPQVTGDPWFIATLFDAYCGFVTFYVWVFYKEKSILARSIWFVLIMALGNIAMASYVLIKLFKLPQNSTLRDLVAN
- a CDS encoding DUF1269 domain-containing protein, which gives rise to MSTLVVIGYDDEAKAEVMRGNLLKLQREYLVDLEDAVVVVRDQKGKVKLHQIVSLPAMGALEGGFWGTLIGCLFFSPLFGMTLGAATGALSGALADVGINDDFMKQLGETLKPGCSALCVLIRQMTPDKVLAELQGAGGTILQTNLSKQEEAKLQEALSAARKAHAEANASVTA